The following are encoded in a window of Flavobacteriales bacterium genomic DNA:
- a CDS encoding delta-60 repeat domain-containing protein yields the protein MENGQNDLSFALGSVPTIPYFTPSQGGDYHVYPDGRVLLSGAHSVNYPQGGFTGTHHLIWFTNTGQLDTTRTHRKANAAIYKIHQLSDGRFLLSGVLTQYEGTPVGRILRVHPDGELDTTFHTSIYWGQAVGFHELPDGRVLAAGRFLFQNDPDTLHLVRLLPDGQLDNTFNNHLRSLYNGQFGPTGFYPWGGVFPIDQERMVVYGAFTSIDEQARGGIALVDTAGNLLDAPFGEGGCGQYLYDGSTLHGSIEGITMAPVGHYYIWGAYHGYDDGSTHDPLQRMVSRLYGLNVGVEEQQVLPWRVYPNPASTQLTVELEQVPPGAMLLLRDALGRAVRQEGISGHYHTLALQGLGGGLYLLEVWQGGKRLAAEKVVVE from the coding sequence ATGGAGAACGGCCAGAATGATCTCTCATTCGCCCTTGGTTCCGTTCCTACTATTCCTTACTTCACCCCCAGCCAAGGCGGCGACTACCACGTGTACCCCGATGGGCGGGTGCTGCTGAGCGGGGCGCACAGTGTGAACTATCCACAGGGTGGCTTCACTGGCACCCACCACTTGATCTGGTTCACCAACACTGGGCAGTTGGACACCACCCGCACACACCGAAAAGCCAATGCGGCGATATACAAGATCCACCAACTTTCCGATGGCCGCTTCCTGCTTAGCGGGGTGCTCACCCAATACGAAGGCACGCCGGTGGGTCGCATCCTGCGCGTCCACCCCGATGGCGAACTGGACACCACCTTCCACACCAGCATCTACTGGGGCCAGGCGGTGGGCTTCCACGAACTGCCCGATGGCCGCGTGCTGGCCGCGGGCCGCTTCCTGTTCCAGAACGACCCCGACACCCTGCACCTGGTGCGCCTGCTGCCCGATGGGCAATTGGACAACACCTTCAACAACCACCTGCGATCGTTGTACAATGGACAGTTCGGACCCACCGGTTTCTATCCATGGGGTGGCGTATTCCCTATTGATCAGGAACGGATGGTGGTGTATGGCGCATTCACCAGCATCGATGAGCAAGCGCGTGGCGGAATCGCCTTGGTGGACACCGCTGGGAACCTGCTGGACGCCCCCTTCGGCGAGGGGGGGTGTGGGCAGTATTTGTATGATGGCTCCACATTGCATGGTAGTATCGAGGGCATCACCATGGCCCCCGTTGGCCACTACTACATCTGGGGCGCCTACCACGGCTACGACGATGGCAGCACGCATGACCCACTGCAACGCATGGTAAGCCGGTTGTATGGGCTCAATGTGGGCGTGGAGGAACAGCAGGTGCTGCCCTGGCGGGTGTACCCGAACCCGGCCAGCACGCAGCTTACCGTGGAGTTGGAGCAAGTGCCACCGGGTGCCATGCTGCTGCTGCGCGATGCGCTGGGGCGTGCGGTGCGGCAGGAAGGCATCAGCGGGCACTACCACACGCTGGCTTTGCAGGGCCTGGGTGGTGGGCTGTACTTGCTGGAAGTGTGGCAGGGCGGCAAGCGGCTGGCGGCGGAGAAGGTGGTGGTGGAGTAG
- the dnaA gene encoding chromosomal replication initiator protein DnaA, producing the protein MKKDHEKIWDRCLGVIKDNVSQQSFKTWFEPIKALKLQESVLTIQVPSQFFYEWLEEHYIGLLKKIIKKELGNEGRLEYSIIMENGFQSAHPYTVKVPTSHARDTRNPAVSLPIDVANSPIKNPFIIPGLRKIKIESHLNPNYSFDNFIEGDCNRLARSAGYAVAQKPGGTAFNPLLVYGGVGLGKTHLVHAIGIEIKKHHPDKTILYVPAEKFTQQFIEAVKNNTVGDFTQFYQMMDVLIIDDVQFLAGKEKTQDVFFHVFNALHQSGKQLVITSDKAPVEMAGMEQRLLSRFKWGLSADLQTPGLETRIAILEKKMYAEGIDLPKEVVEYLAYSITTNIRELEGAMISLIAQSSLNKKAVTLDLAKQMIDKFVKNTAREVSIDYIQKVVCDYFDLPIELLKSKTRKREVVQARQIAMYFAKKMTKSSLANIGAHCGGKDHATVLHACRTVNNLSETDKQFRGYLEDLEKKLSIH; encoded by the coding sequence ATGAAGAAGGACCACGAGAAGATCTGGGACCGGTGTCTGGGCGTGATCAAGGACAACGTCAGCCAGCAGAGTTTCAAGACCTGGTTCGAACCGATCAAGGCTTTGAAGCTGCAGGAATCCGTGCTCACCATCCAGGTGCCCTCACAGTTCTTCTATGAATGGCTGGAGGAACACTACATCGGGCTGCTGAAGAAGATCATCAAGAAGGAATTGGGGAACGAAGGGCGTCTGGAGTATTCCATCATCATGGAGAACGGCTTCCAGAGCGCCCACCCGTACACCGTGAAGGTGCCCACCAGCCATGCGCGCGACACGCGCAACCCGGCGGTGAGCCTCCCGATCGATGTGGCCAACAGCCCGATCAAGAACCCGTTCATCATACCGGGCCTCCGCAAGATCAAGATCGAAAGCCACCTCAACCCCAACTACTCCTTCGACAATTTCATCGAAGGGGACTGCAACCGATTGGCGCGCAGTGCAGGCTACGCCGTGGCGCAGAAGCCCGGCGGCACCGCCTTCAATCCGTTGCTCGTCTATGGCGGGGTCGGTCTCGGCAAGACACACCTGGTGCATGCCATCGGCATCGAGATCAAGAAGCACCACCCGGACAAGACCATCCTCTATGTGCCGGCCGAGAAGTTCACCCAGCAGTTCATCGAGGCGGTGAAGAACAACACCGTGGGCGACTTCACGCAGTTCTACCAGATGATGGACGTGCTCATCATCGACGACGTGCAGTTCCTCGCCGGCAAGGAGAAGACGCAGGACGTGTTCTTCCATGTGTTCAACGCCCTGCACCAGAGCGGCAAGCAACTGGTGATCACCAGCGACAAGGCGCCGGTGGAAATGGCCGGCATGGAACAGCGCCTCCTCTCCCGCTTCAAGTGGGGCCTGAGCGCCGACCTGCAGACGCCCGGCCTGGAGACGCGCATCGCCATCCTGGAGAAGAAGATGTACGCCGAGGGCATCGACCTGCCCAAGGAGGTGGTGGAATACCTGGCCTACAGCATCACCACCAACATCCGCGAACTGGAAGGCGCCATGATCAGCCTCATCGCGCAGAGCTCGCTGAACAAGAAGGCGGTGACGCTGGACCTGGCGAAGCAGATGATCGACAAGTTCGTGAAGAACACCGCGCGCGAAGTGTCGATCGACTACATCCAAAAAGTGGTGTGCGACTACTTCGACCTGCCGATCGAATTGCTGAAGAGCAAGACGCGCAAGCGCGAAGTGGTGCAGGCGCGGCAGATCGCCATGTACTTCGCCAAGAAGATGACCAAGAGCTCGCTGGCGAACATCGGTGCGCACTGCGGCGGAAAGGACCACGCCACCGTGCTCCACGCCTGCCGCACGGTGAACAACCTCTCGGAGACCGACAAACAGTTCCGAGGCTATCTGGAGGATCTGGAGAAGAAGCTGAGCATCCACTGA
- a CDS encoding acyl-CoA thioesterase: MYTHETKLRVRYGETDQMGFAYHGDYASWFEVARVEALRDLGFPYRRLEEDGVQLPVFEMHARFHAPARYDDALTIRTTIRELPGVRFTFHYEVYGPDDALLTEASTTLVFMDRATRRPRRAPQELLDALAPYFSS, encoded by the coding sequence ATGTACACCCACGAAACGAAGCTGCGCGTGCGATACGGAGAGACCGACCAGATGGGCTTCGCGTACCATGGGGACTATGCCTCGTGGTTCGAGGTGGCCCGCGTGGAAGCCTTGCGGGACCTGGGTTTCCCGTACCGGCGGCTCGAGGAGGATGGTGTGCAACTGCCCGTCTTCGAGATGCATGCGCGCTTCCATGCGCCGGCACGCTATGATGATGCGCTCACCATCCGCACCACGATCCGCGAGCTTCCCGGCGTGCGTTTCACCTTCCATTACGAAGTGTACGGACCGGACGATGCGTTGCTCACCGAGGCGTCCACCACGCTGGTATTCATGGACCGCGCGACACGGCGACCACGGCGTGCACCACAGGAGTTGCTGGATGCCCTCGCGCCCTATTTCTCCTCCTGA
- a CDS encoding YigZ family protein, whose amino-acid sequence MSGDRYLTLAGEGHGQLREKASRFIAVAFPVRDEGSFHARMEAYVKEHRGARHFCYAWVMGDAGERHRAHDAGEPSGTAGKPILTRIQAAGLTWCGVIVVRWFGGTLLGKGGLVRAYGEAAHLAIDAAPKAEHIVTDTLLLRCGYDQLEPLRAAVIAHGGEVVSGDYGERCELLVRVPRSATSTLLSEHAMRAVTVVPQEEK is encoded by the coding sequence ATGTCCGGCGATCGCTACCTGACACTCGCCGGGGAAGGACACGGACAATTGCGCGAGAAGGCCAGCCGCTTCATCGCCGTCGCCTTTCCTGTGCGCGATGAGGGATCGTTCCATGCGCGCATGGAAGCGTATGTGAAAGAGCATCGCGGCGCGCGGCACTTCTGTTACGCCTGGGTGATGGGTGATGCGGGCGAACGTCACCGGGCGCACGACGCGGGCGAACCTTCAGGCACTGCCGGCAAGCCCATCCTCACGCGCATCCAGGCGGCCGGCCTCACCTGGTGCGGTGTGATCGTGGTGCGTTGGTTCGGTGGCACGCTGCTGGGCAAGGGCGGACTTGTGCGGGCCTATGGTGAAGCGGCGCATCTGGCGATCGACGCCGCGCCCAAGGCGGAACATATCGTCACCGACACCCTGCTGTTGCGTTGCGGGTATGACCAACTCGAACCGCTTCGCGCAGCGGTGATCGCGCATGGCGGCGAAGTGGTCTCAGGCGACTATGGTGAACGGTGCGAACTGCTGGTACGCGTCCCGCGCTCGGCGACCAGCACGCTGCTCAGCGAACATGCGATGCGGGCCGTCACGGTGGTCCCTCAGGAGGAGAAATAG
- a CDS encoding DMT family transporter gives MALVIAAAFFMALLFLLFKVFEQRRVELLPAIVVNYFAAFICGSMVSAPWKAPGLEAIALPSALLGVLFIAIFYLTGLSAQRAGVAATAVASKMSLVLTVLFAMYLYGERTGPLGWAGIALALTGVVLSSWVPNRSAVRGVWILPTMLFLGNAVIDIGINWTQRMRLTPETEAVFPTLVFGCAGVIGTLWAVAGRKHASFLSHRVWVGGTLLGVVNYASLYFVVQALAHAGMPSSSVYPLINIVVILFGVALSVLLFQERPRRGQYIGIACSVLALVLILQALP, from the coding sequence ATGGCCCTGGTGATCGCCGCCGCCTTCTTCATGGCGCTGCTCTTCCTGCTGTTCAAGGTCTTCGAGCAGCGCCGTGTGGAACTGCTGCCGGCCATCGTGGTCAACTACTTCGCCGCCTTCATCTGCGGCTCGATGGTCTCGGCACCTTGGAAGGCGCCCGGGCTGGAAGCGATCGCCCTGCCCAGCGCGCTGCTCGGGGTGCTGTTCATCGCCATCTTCTACCTCACCGGACTTTCCGCGCAACGCGCCGGTGTGGCCGCCACCGCCGTGGCCAGCAAAATGAGCCTGGTGCTCACCGTGCTCTTCGCCATGTACCTCTATGGCGAGCGCACCGGTCCGCTCGGGTGGGCCGGCATCGCCCTGGCGCTGACAGGCGTGGTGCTCTCATCCTGGGTCCCGAACCGGAGCGCGGTGCGCGGCGTGTGGATACTGCCCACCATGCTCTTCCTCGGCAACGCGGTGATCGACATCGGCATCAACTGGACACAGCGCATGCGGCTCACCCCGGAGACCGAAGCGGTCTTCCCCACCCTGGTCTTCGGCTGCGCCGGTGTCATCGGCACCCTGTGGGCCGTCGCAGGCAGGAAGCATGCGTCCTTTCTTTCGCACCGCGTCTGGGTGGGCGGCACCTTGCTCGGCGTGGTCAACTATGCATCGCTCTACTTCGTGGTCCAGGCGCTCGCGCATGCGGGCATGCCCAGCAGCAGCGTGTATCCGCTCATCAACATCGTGGTGATCCTCTTCGGCGTGGCGCTGTCGGTGCTGCTCTTCCAGGAAAGGCCACGGCGCGGACAGTACATCGGCATCGCCTGCTCGGTGCTGGCGCTGGTCCTCATCCTCCAAGCCCTGCCCTGA
- the ribD gene encoding bifunctional diaminohydroxyphosphoribosylaminopyrimidine deaminase/5-amino-6-(5-phosphoribosylamino)uracil reductase RibD, producing the protein MNTAHHETFMRRALELARLGGGAVAPNPLVGAVLVSGGRILAEGWHKSFGGPHAEVECLRPLGDGQLPADAILYVTLEPCSHQGKTPPCADLLIARGLQRVVVAHEDPFPEVAGRGIAKLRGAGVKVTVGVGEHEARWTNRRFLMSVQEKRPYIILKWARSADGFLDKRPRTERGVQRITCAATDVVTHGWRAMEQAILVGSRTVVHDDPSLTVRHVPGRHPLRVVIDRNGITPDASQVYDSQAPTLLFTRTPRTGPAIEQHLLQDDADPLDQVLHELHRRGIRSLLVEGGAQLHHAFLQRGLWDETRIIQGRPRFGDGTPAPVISTAPLRTVVSDVDTIEHHLDPASPIATHAPLPTWPW; encoded by the coding sequence ATGAACACCGCCCATCACGAGACCTTCATGCGGCGCGCGCTGGAACTGGCGCGGCTCGGTGGCGGAGCGGTGGCGCCCAATCCCCTGGTGGGCGCGGTGCTCGTGTCCGGTGGCCGCATCCTCGCGGAAGGCTGGCACAAGTCGTTCGGCGGGCCGCATGCGGAGGTGGAATGCCTGCGCCCCTTGGGCGATGGTCAATTGCCGGCCGATGCCATACTCTATGTGACCTTGGAGCCGTGCAGCCACCAGGGCAAGACGCCCCCCTGTGCGGATCTGCTCATCGCACGCGGCTTGCAGCGGGTGGTGGTGGCGCACGAGGACCCCTTCCCTGAAGTGGCGGGACGTGGGATCGCCAAACTCCGTGGTGCCGGCGTGAAGGTGACGGTCGGCGTTGGTGAGCACGAAGCACGCTGGACGAACCGGCGCTTCCTGATGTCCGTGCAGGAGAAGCGGCCCTATATCATCCTCAAGTGGGCGCGCTCGGCGGACGGCTTCCTGGACAAGCGTCCGCGCACGGAACGCGGCGTGCAGCGGATCACCTGTGCGGCCACGGATGTGGTGACGCATGGCTGGCGCGCCATGGAGCAGGCCATTCTGGTCGGAAGCCGCACGGTGGTGCACGATGATCCCTCCCTCACCGTGCGCCACGTGCCCGGCCGCCATCCACTGCGTGTGGTGATCGACCGCAACGGCATCACACCGGATGCTTCACAGGTGTACGACAGCCAAGCCCCCACCCTGCTTTTCACCAGGACCCCACGGACCGGACCTGCCATTGAACAGCATCTGCTGCAAGACGACGCCGATCCCCTGGACCAGGTGTTGCACGAACTGCACCGGCGTGGCATCCGCTCCTTGCTGGTGGAGGGTGGTGCGCAACTGCACCATGCCTTTCTCCAACGCGGCCTGTGGGATGAAACGCGCATCATCCAGGGAAGGCCACGCTTCGGTGATGGCACCCCGGCACCCGTGATCTCCACTGCTCCGCTCCGCACGGTCGTCTCCGATGTGGACACGATCGAACATCACTTGGACCCGGCGTCACCCATCGCCACCCACGCACCCCTTCCCACATGGCCCTGGTGA
- the prmC gene encoding peptide chain release factor N(5)-glutamine methyltransferase gives MRTADNRVDTMLALYGSTLSGHYAEGEVRAIARAVFQHRLGWDAARLELGRGERLSESELLQVYQPLQRLRAGEPLQYVLGSVMFHGLDLEVGPGVLIPRPETEELVERIITSGTPPTVVADLGTGSGCIALALKRAFPLAEVHGIDISPDALAIAQRNAGRHGLEVHWHLADMLDPRFELPEGTDLVVSNPPYVPRAEEGTLTEQVRVHEPHVALFVENDDPLRFFRAIGQTAHDALPKGGHLWFEGHYRHADAVGEFLRGLGFAQVDTIMDLSGNPRFIHAVR, from the coding sequence ATGCGCACAGCGGACAACCGCGTGGATACCATGCTCGCCCTCTATGGCAGCACCCTCTCCGGCCACTATGCCGAAGGGGAGGTGCGGGCCATCGCGCGGGCGGTGTTCCAGCATCGGCTGGGATGGGATGCCGCACGGTTGGAACTGGGGCGCGGCGAACGGCTCAGTGAAAGCGAGCTGCTTCAGGTCTACCAGCCGCTGCAACGGCTGCGTGCCGGGGAGCCCTTGCAGTATGTGCTGGGGTCGGTCATGTTCCACGGACTCGATCTGGAAGTGGGACCCGGCGTGCTGATCCCGAGGCCGGAGACGGAAGAGTTGGTGGAACGTATCATCACCAGTGGCACACCGCCCACGGTGGTCGCCGACCTCGGCACGGGCAGTGGATGCATCGCCCTCGCCTTGAAGCGCGCTTTTCCGCTGGCGGAAGTGCATGGCATCGATATCTCGCCCGATGCGCTGGCGATCGCGCAGCGCAATGCCGGTCGCCACGGACTGGAGGTGCACTGGCATCTCGCGGATATGCTCGATCCCCGGTTCGAGCTTCCGGAAGGGACCGACCTGGTGGTGAGCAATCCACCCTATGTGCCACGCGCGGAGGAAGGCACGTTGACCGAACAGGTGCGCGTCCATGAACCCCACGTGGCGCTCTTCGTGGAGAACGACGATCCGCTCCGCTTCTTCCGTGCGATCGGACAGACCGCGCATGATGCGCTTCCCAAGGGCGGTCATCTCTGGTTCGAGGGGCACTACCGGCATGCCGATGCGGTGGGCGAGTTCTTGCGTGGCCTTGGCTTCGCGCAGGTGGATACGATCATGGACCTCAGCGGCAATCCGCGCTTCATCCACGCTGTACGATGA
- the ligA gene encoding NAD-dependent DNA ligase LigA: protein MDREQAARRMRELARELEYHNHRYYVLARPVISDQQFDFLLKELEGLEARYPDLADPNSPTQRVGGDITKNFPTVAHRWPMRSLSNSYSREEVEEFVARVEREIGRTTYCMELKYDGVAISLAYVDGALVRALTRGDGEKGEEITANVRTVRSIPLTLQGKDWPKDFEVRGEVVYTRQRFEQLNAQRIADGEEPYANPRNTAAGTLKLQDPKEVSRRGLSNYIYGVQGEQLPTRSHYDNIRQAGEWGFHVPDPAKAMIGKADDVAGIMDFIDHWDKHRHTLQVDIDGVVVKVDDLDIQEELGLTAKSPRWAIAYKFAAEQAVTRLENVAYQVGRTGAITPVAELVPVQLAGTTVKRASLHNADQIAKLGLHIGDLVQVEKGGEIIPKIVAVVVDQRPHGALPVVFPEHCPECGAALIRLEGEAQHYCPNEHQCPPQITRRIEHFVSRKAMDIEGLGGETVEELFKAGLIRDVADLYDLKEEQLLALGKGWGEKSARLVVGGVAKSREAPFERVLFAIGIRHVGETVAKKLARAVGSMVRLMAMSREELTALDEVGPVIAESIVDFFAVAGNRAIIDRLRANGLRMALDPAEIPEVGEKLKGLTFVVSGVFRNFSRDGIKETIERNGGKVSGSISSKTSYVVAGADMGPAKRAKAEQLGVPVIDEDAFTRMIEA from the coding sequence ATGGATCGTGAACAGGCGGCGCGACGGATGCGGGAACTGGCCCGCGAGCTGGAGTACCACAACCACCGGTACTACGTATTAGCGCGACCGGTCATCAGCGACCAGCAGTTCGACTTTCTGCTGAAGGAACTCGAAGGGCTTGAAGCGCGATACCCTGACCTGGCCGACCCCAACAGCCCCACGCAGCGGGTGGGGGGCGACATCACGAAGAACTTCCCCACCGTGGCGCACCGCTGGCCCATGCGCTCGCTGAGCAACAGCTACAGCCGCGAGGAGGTGGAGGAGTTCGTGGCGCGGGTGGAGCGCGAGATCGGCCGCACCACCTATTGCATGGAGTTGAAGTACGATGGCGTGGCCATCAGCCTCGCTTATGTGGATGGTGCGCTGGTGCGTGCCCTCACCCGGGGTGATGGCGAGAAGGGCGAGGAGATCACCGCCAACGTGCGCACGGTGCGATCGATCCCTCTCACCTTGCAGGGTAAGGACTGGCCGAAGGACTTCGAGGTGCGTGGCGAGGTGGTCTACACCCGGCAGCGCTTCGAACAACTCAATGCCCAACGCATCGCCGATGGGGAGGAGCCTTACGCCAATCCACGGAACACCGCCGCCGGCACCCTGAAGCTGCAGGACCCCAAGGAGGTGTCCCGCCGCGGACTCAGCAACTACATCTATGGTGTGCAGGGCGAGCAACTGCCCACGCGCAGCCATTACGACAACATCCGCCAGGCGGGCGAATGGGGCTTCCACGTGCCCGACCCCGCAAAGGCCATGATCGGCAAGGCCGATGACGTGGCCGGCATCATGGACTTCATCGACCATTGGGACAAGCACCGCCACACTTTGCAGGTGGACATCGACGGCGTGGTGGTGAAGGTGGACGACCTGGACATCCAGGAGGAACTCGGTCTCACGGCCAAGAGTCCCCGCTGGGCCATCGCCTACAAGTTCGCCGCCGAGCAGGCCGTGACGCGGCTGGAGAACGTGGCCTACCAGGTGGGCCGCACTGGTGCCATCACACCCGTGGCGGAACTCGTCCCGGTGCAACTGGCAGGCACCACAGTGAAGCGGGCCAGCCTGCACAACGCCGACCAGATCGCCAAGCTGGGCCTGCATATCGGTGACCTGGTGCAGGTGGAGAAGGGCGGGGAGATCATTCCCAAGATCGTGGCTGTGGTGGTGGACCAACGACCGCATGGCGCCTTACCGGTGGTCTTCCCCGAGCATTGTCCCGAGTGCGGCGCGGCGCTCATCCGTTTGGAAGGTGAAGCGCAGCACTACTGCCCCAACGAGCACCAGTGTCCGCCGCAGATCACCCGCCGGATCGAGCACTTCGTGTCGCGCAAGGCCATGGACATCGAAGGTCTTGGCGGCGAGACCGTGGAGGAACTTTTCAAGGCGGGCCTGATCCGCGATGTGGCCGATCTGTACGACCTGAAGGAGGAACAGCTGCTGGCGCTGGGCAAAGGTTGGGGCGAGAAGAGTGCGCGACTGGTGGTGGGCGGTGTGGCGAAGAGCCGGGAAGCGCCCTTCGAGCGGGTGTTGTTCGCCATCGGCATCCGGCACGTGGGCGAGACCGTGGCGAAGAAACTGGCCCGTGCCGTGGGCAGCATGGTCCGGCTGATGGCCATGAGCAGGGAGGAACTCACCGCGCTGGACGAGGTGGGCCCGGTGATCGCCGAGAGCATCGTGGACTTCTTCGCCGTGGCGGGCAACCGCGCGATCATCGACCGGCTGCGGGCGAATGGCCTGCGCATGGCGCTGGATCCCGCGGAGATCCCGGAGGTGGGGGAAAAGCTGAAAGGTCTCACCTTCGTGGTGTCGGGCGTTTTCCGCAATTTCAGCCGCGACGGCATCAAGGAGACCATCGAACGCAACGGGGGCAAGGTGAGCGGTTCCATTTCCAGCAAGACCAGCTACGTGGTGGCGGGCGCCGACATGGGCCCCGCCAAACGCGCCAAGGCCGAGCAACTCGGCGTACCGGTGATCGACGAGGATGCCTTCACGCGCATGATCGAAGCATGA
- the dapA gene encoding 4-hydroxy-tetrahydrodipicolinate synthase: MDPRFQGLGVALVTPFRSNGQVDYAGLEKLIEHQIAGGVDYVVSMGTTGESVTLTKPEKKELLAQTIAFVRNRVPVVLGVGGNNTAEVIEALGGFEMDGVDAILSVSPYYNKPTQEGIYQHYKAIAQVALRPIILYNVPGRTGSNITAETTLRLARDFRNIIAIKEASANLDQMGRILKHRPKGFMLISGDDALTLPIIALGGEGVISVVGNALPNEFSTLVHAALKGDLATARREHLRLIEVIDLLFAEGNPGGIKHVLKVLGICGDTMRLPLVNISEATAGKLYKALADAEVVKL, from the coding sequence ATGGACCCCCGCTTCCAAGGCCTCGGCGTAGCCCTCGTCACACCCTTCCGCTCCAATGGCCAGGTCGACTATGCCGGCCTGGAGAAGCTCATCGAGCACCAGATCGCCGGCGGGGTGGACTATGTGGTGAGCATGGGCACCACGGGAGAAAGCGTCACGCTCACCAAACCCGAGAAGAAGGAACTGCTCGCGCAGACCATCGCCTTCGTGCGCAACCGCGTGCCGGTGGTGCTGGGCGTGGGCGGCAACAATACGGCGGAGGTTATCGAGGCGCTCGGCGGCTTCGAGATGGACGGTGTGGACGCCATCCTCAGCGTGAGCCCCTACTACAACAAGCCCACGCAGGAAGGCATCTACCAGCACTACAAGGCCATCGCCCAGGTGGCGCTGCGGCCCATCATCCTCTACAACGTACCCGGCCGCACCGGCAGCAACATCACCGCCGAGACCACACTGCGTCTCGCGCGCGACTTCAGGAACATCATCGCCATCAAGGAGGCCAGTGCCAACCTGGACCAGATGGGCCGCATTCTCAAGCATCGCCCCAAGGGCTTCATGCTCATCAGCGGCGACGATGCGCTCACGCTGCCGATCATCGCCCTCGGCGGAGAAGGTGTGATCAGCGTGGTGGGCAATGCCCTGCCGAACGAATTCAGCACCCTGGTCCACGCGGCGTTGAAAGGCGATCTCGCCACCGCGCGCCGCGAACACCTGCGCTTGATCGAGGTCATCGACCTGCTCTTCGCCGAGGGCAATCCCGGAGGCATCAAGCATGTGCTGAAGGTGCTCGGCATCTGCGGCGACACCATGCGGCTTCCATTGGTGAACATCAGCGAAGCCACGGCGGGAAAGCTGTACAAGGCACTGGCGGACGCGGAGGTGGTGAAGTTGTGA
- a CDS encoding 3'-5' exonuclease translates to MDLLALDFETATPQPDSPCELGIAIVRGGVVREVRNWLIKPPQWPYFSPWNIAVHGITPQDVADAPRWRDIWNEVSELLHGKVVVAHNAAFDMTVLRSTLTSHALQPPTFQYFCSVSMARRVWPGHRSYGLGPMCAFHGIPLKHHRAGNDAEATAELVLRATDQSPSFDITRFLLDHKVKVGGFMPGMHRTPSGKVTRI, encoded by the coding sequence ATGGATCTCCTCGCCCTCGACTTCGAGACCGCCACGCCGCAGCCAGACAGCCCCTGCGAGCTGGGCATCGCCATTGTGCGGGGCGGTGTGGTGCGCGAGGTGCGCAACTGGCTGATAAAGCCGCCGCAATGGCCATACTTCAGTCCCTGGAACATCGCCGTGCATGGCATCACGCCGCAGGATGTGGCCGACGCACCACGCTGGCGCGACATCTGGAACGAGGTGTCGGAACTGCTGCATGGGAAGGTGGTGGTGGCCCACAATGCGGCCTTCGACATGACCGTGCTGCGCAGCACGTTGACCAGCCATGCGCTCCAGCCGCCCACCTTCCAGTACTTCTGCAGTGTGAGCATGGCCCGGCGCGTGTGGCCGGGGCATCGGTCCTATGGGTTGGGGCCGATGTGCGCTTTCCATGGCATCCCGTTGAAGCACCACCGTGCCGGCAACGACGCCGAGGCCACCGCCGAACTGGTGCTGCGCGCCACCGATCAGAGCCCTTCCTTCGACATCACACGGTTCCTGCTGGACCACAAGGTGAAGGTGGGAGGCTTCATGCCGGGCATGCACCGCACACCAAGCGGCAAGGTCACGCGGATCTGA